One Bacteroidota bacterium genomic window, AAAATATTTTATACGTAGGCACAGGCGAGGCAAATATTTTCCGTGCATCTCTGCCCGGAATTGGTATGTATAAATCAATGGATGCCGGAAAAACATTTAAACATATTGGATTAGAAAATTCAGGTACGATTGCAAGAATTATTGTTCATCCGAAAAACCCAAACATCCTTTATGTAGCCGCTAGTGGAAATGAGTGGACCTATAATAAAGACCGTGGCGTTTATAAATCAACGGATGGCGGTAAAACATGGAAGAATATTTTATTTGAAAGTGAAAAAAGCGGTTGTATTGATCTGGTGATGGATCCGAAAGACCCGAATACGATCTATGCATCATTCTGGAGTCGTACACGTAAAAGATGGAGTGATCCCATTCCTGAAGACGGCGATTATATTTATAAAACAACTGATGGCGGCAAAAACTGGAAGAAGATTGTAAACGGTTTACCGGATACAAAAAATACAGGTCGCATAGGTATTGCCATTGCAAGATCAAATCCTAATGTGTTGTATGCATTCGTGGATGATCATAATAAGAAAAGAGACCCACGACCAAATGAGTTTGATAGTTATGAAAGAAAAGTGCAAAAGGTTGTAATTGGCGGAGCCATTTATCGTAGTAATGATAAAGGAGAAACATGGCAGAAACAAGCGGAGATACATGATTTCTTTACGCCATTCTCAGGTACATATGGCTGGGTTTTTAGTCAAATAAGAGTTGACCCTAAAGATGAGAATGAAGTATATGCATTTGGTGTAGCAAAAGGAGTGAGCAGGGATGGAGGAAAGACATGGAAATCATGGTTGCCAACAGATACAACAACTGATGATACGCATGGCGATAACCATGCAATGTGGATCGATGAAGAAAATCCTGACCGGATGATAGTTGGTAATGATGGTGGAGTGACATTGACATATAACGGCGGCGTTAAATGGAAAAATTTCTTTGATAAAATTCCTACTACCCAGTTTTATACTGTTACTTATGATATGAAGACTCCTTTCAATGTCTTTGGTGCAGTGCAGGATGAAGGAACAATGAGCGGAAATATCACTAATAAATTTGGAACAAAGCCTGATACATCTTTACGTCCCTGGCGGATGGCGCCGGGCGGTGAAGGAACCCAGATACAAGTTGATCCTATAGATCCAAATATTGTTTACTCTTCTACATATTATGGCCGCCTGATGAAAACGGATATGAGTAAACCAAGACGTGAAGGTGTAAGAAGATTCTCAATCTTTGATGTAGGAAGGATTGACTCATTAAGAGGTGAGTGGTTGGCCGCTACATTGATGAGCAGGCACGATAATAAAATCATTTATCATGGTCTGCAGCATTTGTATAAAACAACTGATAGCGGTGCTACCTGGAATAGGATAAGTCCAGATCTTACTTATAACACCGACGCAGCGAAAGGTGTTTATCCTTATCTCATTTATCACCAGGCTATTACCGCTATTGCAGACAGCGATGTGCCGGGTATTTTAGTTGTTGGCACTGATGATGGCCGAGTATGGTTTACTATGAATGATGGAGGAAATTGGCAGGAGATAACAAATAATCTCCCCAAAAATAAACATGTAGCAAAAATTTTTGCATCTGCTGCATCAGGCCCGCCTAATTTGTATCTCGCATTAAATGATCGCAGACAGGATAATCATACAAACTGGTTATATAAACTCAGCAGTGATGGAAAATTTCAATGGCAATTGATCTCATCTAACTTACCGCCTTCTCCTGCGAATGTGATCATCGAATATCCGGATGTAAAAAATGTTTTGTATTGCGGAACTGATATGGGAGTTTATATAAGTAAGGATGCCGGCAAATCGTGGATTGCTATCAACGGGAACCTGCCAGCAGCTGTTTCAGTAAATGATATGTTTATTCATCCGAGAGATAAGAAACTGGTGATTGGCACCTACGGAAGAGGTGTTTATGTATTGGATGATTTAAAACCACTTCGTTAGATGAAAACAAAGCCTATTACAAAGAAATATCCGAACTCATCACTGGATCGTTTTGGTGGCTGGACATTTCACTGCATCGATGCACATACATGTGGCAATCCTGTTCGTCTCGTTGCTGAAGGTGGCCCTGAACTGGAAGGAAATACCATGAGTGAAAAGCGTCAGCATTTTTTAAGAGAGTATGACTGGATCCGTAAAGGCCTGATGTTTGAACCCCGCGGACATGATATGATGAGTGGAAGTATTTTGTATCCTCCGCATGATCCACAAAATGATTTTGCTGTTTTATTTATTGAAACGAGTGGTTGCCTGCCGATGTGTGGCCATGGAACGATTGGAACAATTACAATGGCTGTTGAAGAAGGACTTATTACTCCAAAAGTTCCCGGATATATTCGTATGGAAGCCCCTGCAGGATTGGTTAATGTAGAATATAAAATGCAAAATGGAAAATGTAAATCGGTTAAACTAACTAATGTACCGGCTTATTTAGATCAAGAAGGAATCACTGCTGAATGTCCCGAACTTGGCGAACTAGTAATTGATGTTTCTTACGGTGGAAATTTTTATGCGATAGTTGATGTGCAGAAAAATTTTAAAGGGCTAGAACATTATCCTGCTGATAAATTGATTGTATGGGCAAGAGAATTGCGTAGGAACATCAATGCAAAATATCAATTCGTTCATCCTGATGATCCGACGATCAATGGATGCTCTCATATTTTATGGGCAGGAGCAGTGTTGGATAAAACATCAACTGCACGCAATGCGGTTTTTTATGGTGATAAAGCAATTGACAGAAGTCCCTGCGGAACAGGTACAAGTGCAAGAATGGCGCAATGGTATGCAAAAGGTAAATTGAAAAAAGGTGATGAGTTTATTCATGAAAGTATTATCGGCAGTAAATTTATCGGCACGATCGAAGAAGAATTGACTGTTGCTGGTAAACCTTCTATTCGTCCGGGTATTGAGGGTTGGGCGAAGATCTATGGATACAATACGATCTCAATTGATAAAGATGATGATCCGTATGCGTATGGATTCCAGGTGATCTAGGAAATGATGAATTATGAGTTATGAATGATGAATTTTAAATTCCTTCGATGACTTGCTCCGGGCTTTAGCCCGGAGATAAAAAAAATTAATAGAATTACAAAAGCTGGATAAATGAAAAAAATAAATTTCGTACTTATTGCAGGTCTTGTTTCTGTGAGTGGGTTTTCACAAGTTCCAATGCAGAAAATTGAACCTGTAAGTTTTTCCCAGGTGAACATCACCGATAATTTCTGGAAACCGAAGATTGATAAAGTCGCAACTAAAACTTTAGCTGCTTGTATTTATCAAACTGAAGTGGCTACTCCGCGAATAAAGAATTTTGAAAGAGTCGCAAGGGCAAAAGGAGAACCGCATGAAGGAATTTTTTATGATGACAGTGATGTGTTCAAAGCACTGGAGGCAATGGCTTATTCATTAAAAACACATCCGAGTGCAGAGATGGAAAAGAAATGCGATGAGTGGATCGATAAAATTGCAGCGGCCCAACAACCGGATGGTTATCTCAATACATGGTATACGTTGAAGGGTTTGCAGGATCGCTATACAGACATGAGTATGCATGAAGATTATAATGCAGGGCATATGATCGAAGCAGGAGTTGCATATTTCAATGCTACCGGTAAAAGAAAGTTTTTAGATGTATGTATCAAATGGGCAGATCATTTTGATGCATTGTTTGGACCGGGTAAAAGAGATTGGGTGACTGGTCACCAGGAACTGGAACTGGCATTAGTGAAACTCTATAAAGTAACTAA contains:
- a CDS encoding 4-hydroxyproline epimerase — protein: MKTKPITKKYPNSSLDRFGGWTFHCIDAHTCGNPVRLVAEGGPELEGNTMSEKRQHFLREYDWIRKGLMFEPRGHDMMSGSILYPPHDPQNDFAVLFIETSGCLPMCGHGTIGTITMAVEEGLITPKVPGYIRMEAPAGLVNVEYKMQNGKCKSVKLTNVPAYLDQEGITAECPELGELVIDVSYGGNFYAIVDVQKNFKGLEHYPADKLIVWARELRRNINAKYQFVHPDDPTINGCSHILWAGAVLDKTSTARNAVFYGDKAIDRSPCGTGTSARMAQWYAKGKLKKGDEFIHESIIGSKFIGTIEEELTVAGKPSIRPGIEGWAKIYGYNTISIDKDDDPYAYGFQVI